A genomic region of Mitsuaria sp. 7 contains the following coding sequences:
- a CDS encoding xanthine dehydrogenase family protein subunit M: MKPFTYSRAGDAAQAVRWGARPGAKYLGGGTNLVDLLRETLEQPDALVDVTGLATDITAHDDGRITIGAGVRNTALASHAAVRERFPVLSRAIVAGASAQIRNMATVGGNLMQRTRCAYFYDDDGSRCNKRQPGQGCDAVDGFNRMHAILGASSHCVATHPSDLCVALAALDAVVHLRHADGDRSLPLVDFHRLPDDRPDIDTQLRPGELITAVELPALPFATRSTYRKVRDRSSYAFALVSVAAALELDGDAVKDVRLALGGVAHKPWRAFKAEAHLRGKPATEASFLAAIDAELADARPLRDNAFKIDLARRTATAVLRQLTETQP, from the coding sequence ATGAAGCCGTTCACCTACAGCCGCGCCGGCGATGCGGCGCAAGCCGTGCGGTGGGGAGCCCGCCCTGGCGCGAAGTACCTCGGCGGCGGCACCAACCTCGTGGACCTGCTCCGCGAAACGCTGGAGCAACCCGACGCGCTGGTCGACGTTACCGGGCTCGCCACCGACATCACCGCGCACGACGACGGCCGCATCACCATCGGCGCCGGCGTGCGCAACACGGCGCTGGCCAGCCACGCCGCCGTGCGCGAGCGCTTCCCGGTGCTGTCACGCGCGATCGTGGCCGGGGCCTCCGCGCAGATCCGCAACATGGCGACCGTCGGCGGCAACCTGATGCAGCGCACGCGATGCGCCTACTTCTACGACGACGATGGCTCCCGCTGCAACAAGCGCCAACCTGGGCAAGGCTGCGACGCGGTCGACGGTTTCAACCGCATGCACGCGATCCTGGGCGCGTCGTCGCACTGCGTGGCGACGCATCCGTCCGATCTATGCGTGGCGCTCGCAGCGCTGGACGCGGTCGTGCATCTGCGGCACGCGGACGGCGACCGGTCGCTGCCGCTGGTTGATTTCCATCGCCTGCCGGACGATCGTCCCGACATCGACACCCAGCTGCGTCCGGGCGAGTTGATCACCGCCGTGGAACTGCCGGCGCTGCCCTTCGCGACCCGGTCCACCTACCGCAAGGTGCGCGATCGATCCAGCTACGCCTTCGCGCTGGTCTCCGTCGCGGCGGCGCTCGAACTCGACGGCGACGCGGTGAAGGACGTCCGCCTCGCGCTTGGCGGAGTCGCCCACAAGCCCTGGCGCGCATTCAAGGCCGAAGCGCACCTGAGGGGCAAGCCGGCCACGGAAGCCAGCTTCCTCGCCGCGATCGATGCGGAACTGGCCGACGCCCGGCCGCTGCGCGACAACGCCTTCAAGATCGATCTCGCGCGCCGCACGGCGACCGCCGTGCTGCGCCAACTGACGGAGACCCAGCCATGA
- a CDS encoding 2Fe-2S iron-sulfur cluster-binding protein: MSITINGTSVPLPDDPRVSLLDFLREHLQLAGSKKGCDQGACGACTVLVDGERILGCLALAVQYEGRSVTTIEGLATQGGLHPLQQAFIDHDGFQCGYCTPGQICSAVGMAEECRRGVPSHVTRDLSTRVIALTREELRERMSGNLCRCGAYNGIVEAIAATVGADADADADVGADVDVDARADASARVDAQTVETAQ; encoded by the coding sequence GTGTCCATCACCATCAACGGAACGTCCGTGCCCTTGCCGGACGACCCGCGCGTCTCGCTGCTCGATTTCCTGCGGGAGCACCTGCAGCTGGCCGGATCGAAGAAGGGCTGCGACCAAGGGGCCTGCGGCGCCTGCACCGTCCTGGTCGACGGCGAGCGGATCCTCGGCTGCCTCGCGCTCGCCGTGCAGTACGAGGGGCGCTCGGTCACGACGATCGAGGGCCTCGCGACCCAGGGCGGCCTGCATCCCCTGCAGCAGGCCTTCATCGACCACGACGGCTTCCAGTGCGGCTACTGCACGCCCGGCCAGATCTGCTCGGCCGTGGGCATGGCCGAGGAATGTCGACGCGGCGTGCCCAGCCACGTCACGCGTGACCTCTCCACCCGCGTCATCGCGCTGACCCGCGAGGAACTGCGCGAGCGCATGAGCGGCAATCTTTGCCGATGCGGCGCTTACAACGGCATCGTGGAGGCGATCGCCGCCACCGTCGGTGCCGATGCCGATGCCGATGCCGATGTTGGGGCCGATGTCGATGTCGACGCGAGAGCCGATGCCAGCGCCCGGGTCGACGCGCAGACCGTGGAGACCGCGCAATGA
- a CDS encoding tetratricopeptide repeat protein — MQVQKLLRFLALTPAAAAVFSAAASCGAEDDARSRQFSGASLETVKTSAERGDAAAQNELGRRAGLGLGMPRNAASSLDWYRKSADQAFCAAEANVAFMYLAGEGTQKDAGAARDWALKAAGQGAGRAQYMLGYLYATGALGKADGRSAEEWFLKAANQGDVASQRALIKFYEDGELVPANPVESARWLHRVRDAAMGAPWRKDAAQTTPSVDAAGATDAKDTYAMQMHLGVIGAWQVGPEAVLRYCRKEDPTGEPGRAAKYESWQKENATLRTEVELRFNRSLPMFPPANSPANPVEAVRAAVTLSVLKQTFLGKSPDEVVTICKAYAQPDFPLWSPERIDRVRASMAVLEAAASARR, encoded by the coding sequence ATGCAAGTGCAGAAGCTCCTTCGTTTTCTCGCCCTGACGCCAGCCGCCGCCGCAGTCTTTTCGGCGGCAGCCAGCTGTGGCGCCGAGGACGACGCCAGATCCAGGCAATTTTCCGGAGCCTCGCTGGAGACGGTGAAGACCAGCGCGGAGCGCGGTGATGCCGCCGCGCAGAACGAACTCGGCCGTCGTGCGGGACTCGGCCTCGGGATGCCGAGGAATGCCGCGTCATCCCTCGACTGGTACCGCAAGTCTGCCGACCAGGCGTTCTGTGCGGCAGAGGCGAACGTGGCCTTCATGTATCTGGCCGGGGAGGGCACGCAGAAGGATGCTGGTGCCGCCAGGGACTGGGCGTTGAAGGCGGCGGGACAAGGTGCCGGACGGGCGCAGTACATGCTGGGCTACCTCTACGCCACGGGCGCCCTTGGGAAAGCGGATGGCAGATCCGCGGAGGAATGGTTTCTCAAGGCCGCGAATCAAGGCGACGTGGCGTCACAGCGCGCGCTGATCAAGTTCTACGAGGATGGCGAGCTGGTCCCGGCGAACCCCGTCGAATCGGCCCGATGGCTGCATCGTGTGCGCGACGCCGCGATGGGTGCGCCATGGCGGAAGGACGCCGCTCAGACGACCCCCAGCGTGGATGCCGCGGGCGCCACGGATGCCAAGGACACTTACGCGATGCAGATGCATCTCGGCGTCATCGGGGCATGGCAGGTGGGCCCGGAGGCGGTGCTTCGCTACTGCCGGAAGGAGGATCCGACGGGTGAGCCGGGCCGAGCCGCCAAGTACGAGTCATGGCAGAAGGAGAACGCCACGCTTCGCACTGAGGTCGAGCTCCGCTTCAATCGCTCGCTCCCGATGTTTCCTCCAGCCAACTCGCCGGCGAACCCGGTTGAGGCGGTCAGGGCCGCGGTGACCTTGAGTGTCCTGAAACAGACCTTCCTCGGGAAGTCTCCCGACGAGGTCGTGACGATCTGCAAGGCCTACGCGCAGCCGGATTTTCCGCTGTGGAGCCCGGAACGAATCGATCGTGTGCGCGCGTCGATGGCCGTGTTGGAGGCCGCCGCAAGCGCGCGGCGCTGA
- a CDS encoding xanthine dehydrogenase family protein molybdopterin-binding subunit, which translates to MSLLKDAATAAMKKAIEVAPDAWMPGGKPDPLIERRAGLVGASVSRVDGPLKVKGEARFAAEFPMDGLLYAALVYSTIAKGRVSTLDVAGAESAAGVALVMTHHNAPKMKPSPLFLTKEKAAGGDDLPVMQDDRVHWNGQPIALVLADSQEQADHAASLIRATYETEAATTSFDDAKAKGTKTGVFQGEPLHTEVGDAETALLAAPHRVDAIYTTPRYNHNPIELHAATLAWHGEELHVHDASQGVAHCAWTLAQIFDLDEKQVHVTSPFVGGGFGSKTLWRHQVLAAAASRLVGRPVRIMLSRAGVHRIVGGRTCTEQRVAIGAQADGRFDALIHTGTVAMTPHNNMPEPFILPARCVYNAGSFKLDVQTAEVDMLANTFMRAPGESVGTFALESAIDELAVALQMDPIALRLRNEPQKDPTTGTPFSSRHLTEAWQSGAERFGWRHRQPRPGVDRDGEWLVGMGCATATYPYYRMPGGAARITLSSAGRVHVQIAAHEMGMGTATAQTQITAERLGLTMADVTFSYGDSGFPGLVLAGGSQQTASIGKAVMLACEALIEGLLKLADRSSPLHGLKADDVEARDGALVSRQDPGRQQRFADLLAGAKREDLTVEASAPPPLEMQHWSMHSFGAMFCEVRVNAVTGEPRVSRFLGSFDCGRIINPKLASSQFRGGIVMGLGLALTEETQFDERNGRIMNPSLAEYHVPVHMDVPDIDVMWTDIADPHTPMGARGVGEIGITGVGAAVANAVFNACGRRVRDLPIRLDQLM; encoded by the coding sequence ATGAGCCTGCTCAAGGATGCCGCGACCGCGGCGATGAAGAAGGCCATCGAGGTCGCGCCCGATGCCTGGATGCCGGGCGGGAAGCCCGATCCGCTGATCGAGCGCCGCGCGGGACTCGTCGGCGCGTCGGTGTCGCGGGTCGACGGGCCGCTTAAGGTGAAGGGGGAAGCGCGCTTCGCTGCCGAGTTCCCCATGGACGGTCTGCTGTACGCCGCGCTCGTCTACAGCACCATCGCCAAGGGGCGCGTCTCCACGCTCGACGTCGCCGGGGCCGAATCGGCCGCCGGTGTCGCCCTGGTGATGACGCATCACAACGCGCCGAAGATGAAACCGTCGCCGCTGTTCCTGACCAAGGAGAAGGCCGCCGGTGGCGACGATCTGCCGGTGATGCAGGACGACCGCGTCCACTGGAACGGCCAACCCATCGCGCTGGTGCTCGCCGACTCCCAGGAGCAGGCCGATCACGCCGCATCGCTGATCCGTGCGACCTACGAGACGGAAGCGGCGACGACCTCCTTCGACGATGCCAAGGCCAAGGGCACGAAGACTGGCGTCTTCCAGGGCGAGCCGCTGCACACCGAGGTCGGCGATGCCGAGACCGCCCTGCTCGCCGCGCCGCACCGCGTGGACGCGATCTACACCACGCCGCGCTACAACCACAACCCGATCGAGCTGCACGCGGCGACGCTGGCGTGGCACGGCGAGGAGCTCCACGTCCACGACGCGTCCCAAGGCGTGGCGCATTGCGCCTGGACGCTGGCTCAGATCTTCGACCTGGACGAGAAGCAGGTGCACGTCACCTCGCCCTTCGTCGGCGGCGGCTTCGGCAGCAAGACGCTCTGGCGCCATCAGGTGCTGGCCGCGGCGGCGTCGCGGCTGGTCGGGCGACCCGTGCGCATCATGCTGTCGCGCGCGGGCGTGCACCGCATCGTGGGCGGGCGGACCTGCACCGAGCAGCGCGTCGCCATCGGCGCGCAGGCCGACGGCCGCTTCGACGCGCTGATCCACACCGGCACCGTCGCGATGACCCCGCACAACAACATGCCGGAGCCCTTCATCCTGCCGGCGCGTTGCGTGTACAACGCCGGCAGCTTCAAGCTGGACGTGCAGACCGCCGAGGTCGACATGCTGGCCAACACCTTCATGCGCGCGCCCGGCGAGTCGGTCGGGACCTTTGCGCTGGAGTCGGCCATCGACGAACTGGCCGTCGCCTTGCAGATGGACCCGATCGCGCTGCGCCTGCGCAACGAGCCGCAGAAGGACCCGACCACCGGCACGCCGTTCTCCTCACGTCATCTGACCGAGGCCTGGCAGTCCGGCGCGGAACGTTTCGGCTGGCGGCACCGGCAGCCCCGGCCGGGCGTGGACCGCGACGGCGAATGGCTGGTCGGCATGGGCTGCGCGACGGCGACCTATCCGTACTACCGGATGCCGGGCGGCGCCGCCAGGATCACCTTGTCCTCCGCAGGCCGGGTCCATGTGCAGATCGCCGCGCATGAGATGGGCATGGGGACCGCCACCGCGCAGACGCAGATCACCGCGGAGCGCCTGGGGCTGACGATGGCCGACGTGACCTTCAGCTATGGCGACTCCGGCTTTCCCGGCCTGGTGCTGGCGGGCGGCTCCCAGCAGACGGCCTCCATCGGCAAGGCGGTGATGCTGGCCTGCGAGGCCTTGATCGAAGGGCTCCTGAAACTCGCCGACCGCTCGTCCCCGCTGCATGGATTGAAAGCGGACGACGTCGAGGCGCGCGACGGGGCGCTCGTCAGCCGGCAGGACCCGGGCCGGCAGCAACGGTTCGCGGACCTCCTCGCCGGCGCGAAGCGCGAGGACCTCACGGTCGAGGCCAGCGCGCCGCCGCCGCTGGAGATGCAGCACTGGTCGATGCACTCCTTCGGCGCGATGTTCTGCGAGGTGCGGGTGAACGCGGTCACCGGCGAGCCGCGCGTCAGCCGCTTCCTGGGCTCTTTCGACTGCGGGCGCATCATCAATCCGAAGCTGGCCTCCAGCCAGTTCCGCGGCGGCATCGTGATGGGCCTGGGCCTGGCGCTGACCGAGGAGACGCAGTTCGATGAACGCAACGGCCGGATCATGAATCCGAGCCTGGCCGAGTACCACGTCCCGGTGCACATGGATGTGCCCGACATCGACGTGATGTGGACCGACATCGCCGATCCGCACACGCCGATGGGCGCGCGCGGCGTCGGCGAGATCGGCATCACCGGCGTCGGCGCGGCGGTGGCGAACGCCGTCTTCAACGCGTGCGGCCGCCGCGTGCGCGACCTGCCCATCCGGCTGGACCAGTTGATGTGA
- a CDS encoding tripartite tricarboxylate transporter substrate binding protein: protein MRRRTFTSAGLGALALPALTLAPSLLRAAPLPTTPIRIIVGFAAGGGTDVLARVLVQKLSVMWGTQVLVENKPGATGVIAADYVAKQPADGTTLLMAHVNSNAIAPALMPNVKYDPRRDFSPIVMVGVTPNVLTCVDTQKVRTVPEIVELCRSKPGQVSFGSSGIGSAQHLALEMFMLATKVKATHVPYKGSSALLVDLMGGQIDFAFDTMTAATPFIKQGKVTAIAQTRIKRAKSYPNVPTLAESGCPGLDAASWYGLVGPKGMPAEMVQRMNQDVNKVLALPEIAAKLDEFGAEDAGGTSEKFGAYIQAECTKWAKVVKDANVRVEA, encoded by the coding sequence ATGCGCCGCAGAACCTTCACTAGCGCCGGCCTGGGCGCCCTCGCCCTGCCCGCGCTCACGCTCGCGCCCAGCCTGCTGCGCGCGGCCCCGCTGCCCACCACCCCCATCCGCATCATCGTCGGCTTCGCCGCCGGCGGCGGCACCGACGTGCTGGCCCGCGTGCTCGTGCAGAAGCTCAGCGTCATGTGGGGCACGCAGGTGCTTGTCGAGAACAAGCCCGGCGCCACCGGCGTCATCGCTGCGGACTACGTGGCCAAGCAGCCGGCCGACGGCACCACCCTGCTGATGGCGCACGTCAACAGCAACGCCATCGCCCCGGCGCTGATGCCCAACGTCAAGTACGACCCGCGCCGCGACTTCTCCCCCATCGTCATGGTCGGTGTCACGCCCAACGTGCTCACCTGCGTGGACACGCAGAAGGTCCGCACCGTGCCGGAGATCGTCGAGCTCTGCCGCAGCAAGCCGGGTCAGGTCTCGTTCGGCTCGTCGGGCATCGGCTCGGCGCAACACCTGGCCCTCGAGATGTTCATGCTCGCCACCAAGGTCAAGGCCACGCACGTGCCCTACAAGGGCTCGTCGGCGCTGCTGGTCGACCTGATGGGCGGCCAGATCGACTTCGCCTTCGACACGATGACCGCGGCCACGCCCTTCATCAAGCAGGGCAAGGTCACCGCGATTGCGCAGACGCGCATCAAGCGCGCGAAGAGCTACCCCAACGTTCCCACGCTGGCGGAGTCGGGCTGCCCCGGCCTGGACGCGGCGTCGTGGTACGGCCTGGTCGGTCCCAAAGGCATGCCCGCCGAGATGGTCCAGCGCATGAATCAGGACGTGAACAAGGTGCTCGCGCTGCCTGAGATCGCCGCGAAGCTCGATGAATTCGGGGCGGAAGACGCCGGCGGCACCAGCGAGAAGTTCGGCGCCTACATCCAGGCCGAGTGCACGAAGTGGGCGAAGGTCGTGAAGGACGCGAACGTGCGTGTGGAAGCCTGA
- a CDS encoding enoyl-CoA hydratase/isomerase family protein — MSESTSQGATRLSRDGAIATITFDRPEARNAMTWEMYGQLASHCEALAIDREIRVVVFRGAGGQAFVAGTDIAQFLAFRDGALGGDDGVAYERRIDHGIQLIEQLPMPTVAVIEGWAVGGGLAIATACDFRIATTDAKFAVPIARTLGNTLSAANIARLQAAWGTQRVRRMLLLAESMLADEALACGYLQAVCAASELDAARDALCDKLSPLAPVTQAVSKEILRRLTSSNLPDVDDLIRQCYGSADFREGVGAFTERRKPEWKGH, encoded by the coding sequence ATGAGCGAGAGCACAAGCCAAGGCGCTACGCGCCTGAGCCGCGATGGCGCGATCGCCACGATCACCTTTGACCGACCCGAAGCGCGCAATGCGATGACGTGGGAGATGTACGGGCAACTCGCGAGTCACTGCGAAGCGCTCGCGATCGATCGGGAGATCCGCGTCGTCGTGTTTCGCGGCGCGGGCGGTCAGGCGTTCGTCGCCGGCACGGACATCGCGCAGTTCCTCGCGTTCCGGGACGGCGCACTCGGCGGAGACGACGGCGTCGCCTACGAGCGGCGCATCGACCACGGCATCCAGCTCATCGAGCAACTGCCGATGCCGACGGTCGCGGTGATCGAAGGCTGGGCGGTCGGCGGCGGTCTGGCGATCGCGACAGCCTGCGACTTCCGCATCGCGACGACGGATGCGAAGTTCGCCGTGCCCATCGCGCGCACGCTGGGCAATACCCTGTCGGCGGCCAACATCGCACGGCTGCAGGCCGCGTGGGGGACGCAGCGCGTGCGGCGCATGCTGCTGCTGGCGGAATCGATGCTCGCGGACGAGGCGCTGGCGTGCGGCTATCTGCAGGCGGTCTGCGCCGCGAGCGAGCTGGACGCCGCGCGGGATGCGCTCTGCGACAAGCTGAGCCCGCTCGCGCCGGTGACGCAGGCGGTGAGCAAGGAGATCCTGCGCCGCCTCACGTCGAGCAACCTGCCCGACGTCGACGACCTGATCCGGCAGTGCTACGGCAGCGCGGACTTCCGCGAGGGCGTGGGGGCGTTCACGGAGCGGAGGAAGCCTGAGTGGAAAGGCCACTAG
- a CDS encoding SDR family oxidoreductase, translating into MSYSIDLEGRVALVTGASSGLGAQFARTLAKSGACVVLAARRVDRLKDLRAEIEAGGGDAHVVQMDVTDLESIAAAVARAETEVGTLDILINNSGVSTTQRLVDVSPEDFDFVMDTNVRGAFFVAQEVGKRMLARARGAAPGTYTGGRIVNIASMAGLRVLSQIGVYAMSKAAVIHMTKAMALEWGKFDINVNAICPGYIDTEINHHHWQTDQGRKLVELLPRKRVGMPQDLDTTLLMLCAKESRFINGAVIQADDGFGV; encoded by the coding sequence ATGAGCTACAGCATCGATCTGGAGGGCCGCGTAGCCCTCGTCACGGGCGCGTCCAGCGGATTGGGCGCGCAGTTCGCCAGGACCCTGGCGAAGTCGGGCGCCTGCGTGGTGCTGGCGGCCAGACGCGTGGACCGCCTGAAGGACCTGCGCGCGGAGATCGAGGCCGGCGGCGGCGACGCGCACGTGGTGCAGATGGACGTCACCGACCTGGAGAGCATCGCCGCGGCGGTGGCGCGGGCGGAGACGGAAGTCGGCACGCTGGACATCCTGATCAACAACTCCGGCGTCAGCACGACGCAGCGGCTGGTCGACGTGTCGCCGGAGGATTTCGACTTCGTGATGGACACGAACGTGCGCGGCGCGTTCTTCGTCGCGCAGGAAGTGGGCAAGCGCATGCTGGCGCGGGCGCGCGGCGCGGCGCCGGGCACCTACACGGGCGGCCGCATCGTCAACATCGCGTCGATGGCGGGGCTGCGGGTGCTGTCGCAGATCGGCGTCTATGCGATGAGCAAGGCGGCGGTCATCCACATGACCAAGGCGATGGCGCTGGAGTGGGGCAAGTTCGACATCAACGTCAACGCCATCTGCCCCGGCTACATCGACACGGAGATCAACCACCACCACTGGCAGACCGACCAGGGCCGCAAGCTGGTGGAACTGCTGCCGCGCAAGCGCGTGGGCATGCCGCAGGACCTGGACACGACGCTGCTGATGCTGTGCGCGAAGGAAAGCCGCTTCATCAACGGCGCGGTCATCCAGGCGGACGACGGATTCGGGGTTTGA
- a CDS encoding YceH family protein has product MAVRELGALEARVLAVLVEKESTVPDSYPMSLNSLTLGVNQKTARDPVMNASEADVAAVLDELKAMSLVNTVSGSRVARFEHNMKRVLGVPRQAEALLSVLILRGPQTSAELRLNCERLHRFADVSSVEGFLDELAAREPALAVKLAKAPGAREARWAHLLSGEPAVPVYVASASSSSASSSSNSARDEEIAALRAEVDQLKAAVAKIQSELGITD; this is encoded by the coding sequence ATGGCTGTGAGAGAACTGGGCGCGCTGGAAGCGCGCGTGCTGGCGGTGCTGGTGGAGAAGGAGTCCACGGTGCCGGACAGTTATCCGATGTCGCTGAACAGCCTGACGCTGGGCGTGAACCAGAAGACCGCGCGCGATCCGGTGATGAACGCGAGCGAGGCCGACGTGGCCGCGGTGCTGGACGAGTTGAAGGCGATGAGCCTGGTCAACACGGTGAGCGGCAGCCGCGTGGCGCGGTTCGAGCACAACATGAAGCGCGTGCTGGGCGTGCCGAGGCAGGCGGAGGCGCTGTTGTCGGTGCTGATCCTGCGCGGGCCGCAGACCTCGGCGGAACTGCGCTTGAACTGCGAGCGGCTGCATCGCTTCGCGGACGTGTCGTCGGTGGAGGGATTCCTCGACGAGCTCGCGGCGCGCGAGCCCGCGCTGGCGGTGAAGCTGGCGAAGGCGCCTGGCGCGCGCGAGGCGCGGTGGGCGCATCTGCTGAGCGGCGAACCGGCGGTGCCGGTGTACGTGGCGTCGGCGTCCTCATCGAGCGCCAGCTCGTCATCGAATAGCGCGCGCGATGAAGAGATCGCGGCGCTGCGGGCCGAAGTCGATCAGTTGAAGGCGGCAGTGGCGAAGATCCAGTCGGAGCTCGGCATCACCGATTGA
- a CDS encoding CaiB/BaiF CoA-transferase family protein yields the protein MTASTESARPLPLKGVRVLDISQVMAGPYACMLLADLGADVVKIEPPEGDQTRGAMGFKMKGPDSMGFLNMNRNKRSVTLDLKSEAGKHVLLRMAKEADILIENYRPGAMKRLGMDYETLSAINPALVYVSISGFGQSGPWSERPGFDLMAQAMSGVMSVTGYADGPPVKAGVPVADIGCALFAVYGALSAYIGAKASGRGQYVDASLFDSALAFSVWDTCEYWGTGREPTPLGTSNRMSAPYQAVKASDGYFVMGATNQKLWTKLCTLLERPDLLAEERFGSVALRLANREELIDSLERSFAQDTTEHWIDRMLAAGIPAGPILTYPQAFNSEHGKHRKMRIEIEHPNEGSVPNIGFAVKLLGTPQEVRHPPPLLGQHIDEVMAEYGIGAAELRALADAGAFGEKRTKASA from the coding sequence ATGACTGCATCGACTGAATCCGCGCGGCCGCTGCCGCTCAAGGGCGTGCGCGTGCTCGACATCAGCCAGGTCATGGCCGGCCCGTATGCGTGCATGCTGCTGGCCGACCTCGGCGCCGACGTCGTGAAGATCGAGCCGCCCGAAGGCGACCAGACCCGCGGGGCCATGGGATTCAAGATGAAGGGGCCCGACAGCATGGGCTTCCTCAACATGAACCGCAACAAGCGCAGCGTGACGCTGGATCTGAAGTCCGAGGCCGGCAAGCACGTGCTGCTGCGCATGGCGAAGGAAGCGGACATCCTCATCGAGAACTACCGCCCCGGCGCGATGAAGCGGCTGGGCATGGACTACGAGACGCTGAGCGCGATCAATCCGGCGCTGGTGTACGTGAGCATCTCGGGCTTCGGGCAATCGGGACCGTGGTCGGAACGGCCGGGCTTCGACCTGATGGCGCAGGCGATGTCCGGCGTGATGAGCGTGACGGGGTATGCCGACGGTCCGCCGGTGAAGGCCGGCGTGCCGGTGGCCGACATCGGTTGCGCGCTGTTCGCGGTCTACGGGGCGCTGTCCGCGTACATCGGTGCGAAGGCCAGCGGCCGCGGGCAGTACGTGGATGCGTCGCTGTTCGACTCGGCGCTGGCGTTCTCGGTGTGGGACACCTGCGAGTACTGGGGCACCGGCCGCGAGCCGACGCCACTGGGCACGTCCAACCGCATGAGCGCGCCGTACCAGGCGGTGAAGGCGTCGGACGGCTACTTCGTGATGGGCGCGACGAATCAGAAGCTGTGGACGAAGCTCTGCACCCTGCTGGAGCGGCCGGACCTGCTGGCCGAGGAACGCTTCGGCTCCGTGGCCTTGCGGCTCGCGAATCGCGAGGAGCTCATCGATTCGCTGGAACGCAGCTTCGCGCAGGACACCACCGAGCACTGGATCGACCGCATGCTGGCCGCGGGCATCCCGGCCGGCCCGATCCTCACCTACCCGCAGGCGTTCAACAGCGAGCACGGCAAGCATCGCAAGATGCGCATCGAGATCGAGCATCCGAACGAAGGCAGCGTGCCCAACATCGGCTTCGCGGTGAAGCTGCTGGGTACGCCGCAGGAAGTGCGGCATCCGCCGCCGTTGCTGGGACAGCACATCGACGAGGTGATGGCGGAGTACGGCATCGGAGCGGCGGAACTGCGCGCGCTTGCAGACGCCGGCGCCTTCGGGGAGAAGCGCACAAAGGCGAGCGCATGA
- a CDS encoding LysR family transcriptional regulator, protein MTLKLPARPHFDLTTVHLFIATAELGSVTRAAERLHIAPAAASRRIAELEAQFGLPLFLRRPHGMALTDAGRAMLAHARNITHTVLRMQDDAASFVGGAQGVVRLAAPKSAVLQFVPADIERCAAACPGVSIDLQEMNSLNVQQALTRGTADIGIFEASLGAVDLPTMPYRADELVLVAPRGHALFAHAPATLDNILSCDVIGLGEGSAISALLEKLANESGRLLRMRMRVGGFDSIAALIAQGLGIGVMPKAVAKTVAGGARFLRVEITEPWAHRQFVLCCRPAASLSPAAVSVAEVFARTNFAKPDPLN, encoded by the coding sequence ATGACGCTGAAGCTCCCCGCCCGTCCGCACTTCGATCTCACGACGGTGCACCTGTTCATCGCCACGGCGGAGCTCGGCAGCGTCACGCGCGCGGCGGAGCGCCTGCACATCGCGCCGGCCGCGGCCTCGCGGCGCATCGCCGAGCTGGAAGCGCAATTCGGCCTGCCGCTCTTCCTCCGCCGCCCGCACGGCATGGCGTTGACCGACGCCGGCCGCGCGATGCTGGCCCACGCCCGCAACATCACCCACACCGTGCTGCGCATGCAGGACGACGCCGCGTCCTTCGTCGGCGGTGCGCAGGGCGTCGTGCGGCTGGCCGCGCCGAAGTCCGCCGTCCTGCAGTTCGTCCCCGCCGACATCGAGCGCTGCGCCGCCGCCTGCCCCGGCGTGAGCATCGACCTGCAGGAGATGAACAGCCTCAACGTCCAGCAGGCGCTCACGCGCGGCACCGCCGACATCGGCATCTTCGAAGCCTCGCTCGGCGCCGTCGACCTGCCGACGATGCCGTATCGCGCCGACGAGCTCGTGCTGGTTGCGCCGCGCGGTCATGCGCTCTTCGCGCATGCGCCCGCGACGCTCGACAACATCCTCTCCTGCGACGTCATCGGACTCGGCGAAGGTTCCGCCATCTCCGCCCTGCTGGAGAAACTCGCCAACGAGTCCGGACGCCTGCTGCGCATGCGCATGCGGGTCGGCGGCTTCGACAGCATCGCGGCGCTGATCGCGCAGGGGCTCGGTATCGGCGTGATGCCCAAGGCCGTGGCGAAGACCGTCGCGGGCGGCGCCCGCTTCCTGCGCGTGGAGATCACCGAGCCCTGGGCGCATCGCCAGTTCGTCCTGTGCTGCCGGCCCGCCGCCAGCCTGTCGCCGGCGGCGGTCAGCGTCGCCGAAGTCTTCGCGCGTACGAATTTCGCGAAACCTGATCCGCTGAATTAG